A region from the Methanobrevibacter ruminantium genome encodes:
- a CDS encoding Brix domain-containing protein: MLISTSRKPSQKTRTFCKNFSHAFGFDYTNRGKSSLRDLLIKAKQLGHDSLVLVYQIKGNPSKLTFYDLEANEKLALLVSVNTTNERLHISPKDLKIRSTVRELDVLAEVLGIEVTTEPQDSNYIRISYADYDDEKNFAILYFVNKKGEQIDFQINVKKIVEN; the protein is encoded by the coding sequence ATGCTTATTTCTACATCAAGAAAACCATCTCAGAAAACAAGAACATTCTGCAAGAACTTTTCCCACGCTTTTGGATTTGACTATACCAATAGGGGAAAAAGCAGCTTAAGGGATTTGCTCATTAAAGCTAAGCAATTAGGTCATGACAGTCTTGTTTTAGTGTATCAGATCAAGGGAAATCCAAGCAAGCTAACTTTTTATGACCTTGAGGCAAATGAAAAATTGGCTTTGCTTGTTTCTGTAAACACTACAAATGAACGTCTCCACATCAGCCCTAAGGATTTGAAAATCAGATCAACCGTAAGAGAGTTGGATGTTTTGGCTGAAGTGTTGGGTATTGAAGTCACAACTGAACCTCAGGACTCAAATTACATTAGGATATCCTATGCTGACTATGATGATGAGAAGAACTTTGCAATACTCTATTTTGTAAATAAGAAAGGGGAACAAATAGATTTCCAAATAAACGTTAAAAAGATAGTTGAAAATTAG
- a CDS encoding DNA-directed RNA polymerase subunit P, with the protein MYRCPECGTEVDHKGYMENKCPKCRYRILFKKVPDVRKLVKAR; encoded by the coding sequence TTGTACAGATGTCCTGAATGTGGAACTGAAGTTGACCACAAAGGTTACATGGAAAATAAATGTCCTAAATGCAGATATAGGATTTTATTTAAAAAAGTTCCAGATGTCAGAAAACTTGTAAAAGCAAGATAG